TGTAGAAACCAACATGGTGATCCTGAGAACCAGCAACCTGAGGGTGAACGCTTCCATGTTTCTGAAAGAACTCGAGGAAAACGGTGTTCTGGCATCCGTTCTGTCTAACACGGAGATCAGACTGGTGACACACAAGGACGTCTCAAGATCGCAGATAGAAGATGCTCTGAACGTTTTTGAAAAACTCTTCAGAAAACTCTCCTGACACGAAAAAATTTCACGTTTTTTTCACGATCGAGGCGATAAGATGAAACCGAAGACCTTAAAGAGGAGGTGGTAGCATGAAGAAGTTCCTTGTGGTGATGATGGTTCTTGTGGTGGCCATGGGACTCTTCGCGGCGGGCAGAGGTTTTGGCGGATACCCCATGGGTCCCGGATTCGACAGACAACCCCTGATGTATGAAAGAGAGAACTGTTTTGGCTACGGTGTGCCGGAGTATCACATGAGAACTGAGAGAGGTTTCAACTATGGCCTTGGATTGAGGATCAGAGACGAAGAACAGTTGAAACTCGCATTCAAAACAAGAGTGGCAGAAGCGATAGACCAGTTGAATCTGAGCGATGATCAGTTGAAAGAACTCTACGACATCGTCAAAGAGGCAAAAGAAAAGATCGACTCCCTGGAAGAGAAACTGGCACAACTGCGCGAAGAGTACTACAACGCACTGGTGAAAAGAGATACAGAAACAGCAGAGGACCTTCAGGATCAGATATGGGACCTGAAAGATGAGATCAGCGACACCTACAGAGACTTTGTAAGAAAGGTGGATGACATCATAACAGTTGACCAGTACAGAAGACTGGGAGGACTTGAAAGAATGCTCTTTGTTCTCCTCACAGACGAAGGGTTCGAGGTACTTCAGGATATGGTTCAGGAGTGAATCTTTTTCCCCACCGCCCGGCGGGCCCCGCAAGGGGCCTGTTTTTCTTTTTTTGGTGTAATGTTGATGAATTTTGATCTTGATGTTTCTATATGGTAATATTCCTATGGAACATTCCTTAAAAATGCTTGTAACATTTGGATAAAAAAGGGGTGGTAGGTTGTACAGAATTCTCGGCATAAATCCCGGATCGAGTTCCACAAAGATCGCCGTGTTCGAAGACGAAAGAAAGGTGTGTGAAGAGAGGATCTACCACAGTCTGGAGGAACTGAATGATTTCAAAAGAGTGATGGATCAAGAATCATTGCGAAGAGGTGCTGTTGAGAAATTCCTGAAAGATAACAACTACAGAATAGAAGATTTCGATGCCATCGCTGCTCGTGGAGGCATTCTTGAACCGGTGCCCGGTGGCACCTATGTGGTGGACGATCATATGGTGGATTACCTTTTGAATCGCTCTCCGGTGGATCATGTTTCAAACCTGGCTGCCGTCATTGGGTACAGGTTGGGCAAACCGTATGGAATACCCTGCTTTGTTGTTGACCCTGTTTCCGTGGACGAAATGTGCGATGAGGCCAGATTCTCCGGGATCCCCGAAATCGAAAGAAAGAGTTACTCTCATGCACTGAACATCAAAGCCGTGGCACGAAAGGTAGCAAAAGAAATAGGAAAGTCCTTTGAAGAAGCTAAGATGGTGGTTGTCCATCTTGGAAGTGGTATCTCTGTGGGTGCACTGAAGAATGGTCGGATGATAGATGTGAACAACGCCAACGATGAAGGTCCATTCAGTGTAGAACGAACGGGAGAACTTCCCGTTGGGGACGTGGTGAAAACAGCCTACTCCGCTAAATACTCTGCGGAGGATCTGAAGTGGAAATTCACCAAAAACGGTGGTTTGATCTCCTACCTTGGTACAAGAAACCTGAAAGAAGCGATAAGGATGACGAAACGCTCATTTAAAGCACGATTGGTTAT
This DNA window, taken from Thermotoga sp. SG1, encodes the following:
- the buk gene encoding butyrate kinase, whose translation is MYRILGINPGSSSTKIAVFEDERKVCEERIYHSLEELNDFKRVMDQESLRRGAVEKFLKDNNYRIEDFDAIAARGGILEPVPGGTYVVDDHMVDYLLNRSPVDHVSNLAAVIGYRLGKPYGIPCFVVDPVSVDEMCDEARFSGIPEIERKSYSHALNIKAVARKVAKEIGKSFEEAKMVVVHLGSGISVGALKNGRMIDVNNANDEGPFSVERTGELPVGDVVKTAYSAKYSAEDLKWKFTKNGGLISYLGTRNLKEAIRMTKRSFKARLVIEAMAYQIAKEIGGMCAVLGEKPDAIVITGGMALEKRFVDTIVDHVSSFGTVKVIPGDMEMEALAFGVLRVLRGEEKARDYREARTKR